In Spirosoma sp. KUDC1026, the sequence GGCTGGGATTGGCTTGTTTATTACGCTCATCGGTTTTGAAAATGCCCGGTTCATTATCGCCAATCCCGCTACGTTGGTCGGTGTGGCTTCGCTAACCGACCCGATTGTCTTGACGTTTGTATTTGGCCTCCTGCTGACGAGTGTACTGGTCGTACGAAACGTACAGGGAGCCATTATCATCGGTATTACGCTGACCACACTGGCGGCCTGGCCTATTGGCCGGTACTGGGGCGATGCGTCGGCCATCAACCTGGGGCAAAAAACGCTGGTCAACTTTCAGGGAATCTGGGCGGCCCCGGATTTCAGTCTGCTGGGCGCGCTAGACCTAGTTGGGTCGCTGCAGTGGTCACTCTGGCCCGTTATTTTTGCCTTTGCCTTTACCGATCTCTTCGACAGTCTATCTACCTTTGTTGGCGTGGCCGAAGCCGGAAATCTTTACGACAAAACCGGCCCCACCGCCGGGCAGCCCCGCAATCTGAGCCAGTCCATGCTGACCGATGCCGTAGCGACGGCTCTGGCGGGGCTGGTGGGCACCAGCCCCGGTACGTCCTACATCGAATCGGCGGTGGGTATCGCGCAGGGAGGACGTACGGGCCTGACGGCTATCGTAGCCGGGTGCTGCTTTCTGCCCTTTCTGTTTTTATCCCCTCTCCTGTCGGTGATTCCGTCGATTGCCACGGCTCCGGCGCTGGTGCTAGTCGGCGCTTTTATGATGAAGCCCGTTACCCGCATCAACTGGGAGCAACTGGACGATGCGCTCCCCGCGTTCCTGGCGCTGGTGCTGATTCCCTTTAGTTACTCAATCACGCAGGGCCTCATCTGGGGATTTCTGTCGTGGACAGTTATTAAAGTCGCCGTCGGTAAACGGCAGGAAGTGCCGCTGGGCCTCTGGATCGTGGATGCGTTTTGCCTACTGGCGCTGGTAGCCGGTCACTGAGTTTCTTTTTACGTCGGCTTGTCCGGCTAACCTGATTTATGAAAAAACTACTTATTACGTCGTTCCTCTTTATTACAATTTCGCAGGCCCTGACGGCACAAACGTACAAATCCCGGCCAATCACCGGCTTGCTGGGTGCCTTTGGTGCGGAAGTTACCTTAGTGCGTCAAAGCCTGAAAAAGCCCAAAACGGTCCTGGTTGACGGCGTCAAGTTCACGACGGGTATGCTGGGCAAACAACGGGTGGTTGTTGCCGAAACGGGTATCGGCAAGGTCAACGCGGCAATGACAACCGCGCTGCTGCTCGAACATTTTCATCCGGAGCGGGTGCTGTTTACCGGTATTGCGGGGGGGACCAACCCCGAACTGCAACCCGGTGATATTGTGATTGGCCAGCGAACGGCCCACCACGATTACGTGTCCATCACCGACAAGAGCCAGCCTACGCGTCAGACCCGCAACGCGCTCAGTTACGAATTCAACCCGATGTATTTTCCGGCCGATTCTAATCTATTATCGCTGGCTCAGCGCACGGCTAAAACAGTTACGCTCGAAGGGATTCCGCTGGCGTCCGGTGGTGTATCAGACCGGCCGGTTCAGGTCATTACGGGGACCATCGTGACGGGCGATGCGTTCATTGCCTCGGCCGAAAAAGGGAAAACGCTACGGGCAGATTTCCAGGCCGACGCTACCGAAATGGAAGGGGCCGCCGTGGCGCAGGTCTGCTATCAGATCAACGTGCCGCACCTCATTATTCGTAGTCTGAGCGACCGCGCCGACGCCGAAGCGCACATTGCCTACGATAAATTCTACCCCGTTGCCGCCCGAAATTCGGCCAAACTAGTATTGGCAATTGTGCGGGCGTTATAAACTTCGTTGGCTGAGTTGGTAGTCAGCTTCTCTTTTTAGTTTCTTCTTTTTACCGGAAAAAGCGAATCAACTACCGAATAGACTGGCTTTTTCTTCATATTGCCCCCCTATACTCGTTTAGCCCGCAGGCTTTATCCTTAATGACTGATACGTCACCAACACAAGCGACCAATCCATTTCAATCGTTCTGGTGGGCCGGTTACGAATGTACCGACCAACTCAACTGCTTCGGAAATCGGGTTGACTTTCTCCCCTTAACTGGTCATTTACAGCTGCTTCAGCAGGATTACCAAGACCTTGGCCCGTTTTCGATAAAAACGGTACGGGAAGGTATCCGCTGGAGCCAGATCGAAAAGACAGCTTACCAATACGACTGGTCGGTTGTCGAAACGATGCTGACTGAAGGCAAACGCCAGGGTATTCAGCAGGTTTGGGACTTGTGCCACTTCGGCTACCCCGACGATCTGACGCCCCTGCATCCGATGTTTGCCCGCCGATTTGCGGCCCTTTGCCGGGCGTTTGTTCGTTTCTACCGCGACCGTTATCCCGATGATACGTTAATCGTTACGCCCATCAACGAAGTAAGTTTTATTTCCTGGCTGGGCGGAGATGCCCGCGGTACGTCGCCGTATTGCACCAGACAGGGCTGGGAAGTGAAACGGGGACTGATGCGGGCCTATATTGAAGGTGTAGCCGCCATGCGTGAGATAGATCCCCGCGTTCGGATACTGACGACGGAGCCGCTGGTTCATATGGTTCCGCCAACGTTTGCCACCGAGAAGGAAATCATGGATGCCGCGATCGCCGATGAAAACCAGTTTCAGTCGGTCGATATGCTGGCGGGTTACATTTCTTCCGACTTGGGCGGCTCTCCCGATTACCTCGACATACTCGGTTTCAATTATTACTACAACAACCAGTGGGTCAATAAAACAGGTACGTTCCTGGGTTGGGCCGACGCCATTCCGGATCCGCGCTGGGTACCATTCCGGCAATTGCTGATGAAGGCGTACCGGCGGTACGAAAAACCTATTGTCCTGACGGAAACAAGTCACCCTGGCGTTGACCGTCCCGGCTGGATCGACATGATCGGGCGTGAGTGCGCGGCTGTGCTCCGGGAAGGCGTCCCACTCTGGGGGGTCTGTCTCTATCCTATCGTTGACCGACCAGATTGGGATCACCTGGACCGCTGGCACCATTCCGGACTTTGGGATGCCGATCTGAGTGTTAGTCCTCCGGGTCGTATCCTGGCCGAGCCTTACGCCCAATCGTTGCTGAAAGCCCAGCAAACAGTCACAGATGCACTAACAACCCCGGTTAAACCCGCCAGTGACCTACTGGTGCCGTAATAGCGAACCCTGCTTAAAAGGATACTGAATTGATGTTCATCAGTATACCGACTTAAGCAGGGTTTTTACCTGTTCAGCGTCTTCGAAATTAACCGTCGTCCTGTCCAGATACCGATCTATCTCCTTCTTCTTGCCACGCAGCAATCGGGTCAAACTGCGATACGATGCCCAGTACATTCGATCGTTATTATCGACAACGTACAGCAAGGACTTCTGGCGTATTACCTGGGCCGATGCATTATTCTGCCACATAAACTCGTTCCCCTGGCTCGCTATAAGCAGGCTGTTGGGTACCGTACTCGTTGAGTCGGTTTTGAGTTGTTGGCTGGATGCATTAGAGCCATTTCCGTAAACGAATACCTTTACAGCCCTGGCTAACCGAAGTTCCGGGTACGTCGCTATTATTTCCAGGTCATCATCTCCATCGCGTTTCCCAGGCAGGTATCGTTTGTCATCGATTAGTACGTGCCGGATAAAGATTTTGTTCGTCAGCTGAAGCGTATCGCCCTGATCGCTGATAAATACCAGCTTAGCCAGTGCACAGTTGTAGTTCATTCTGGCTCGTTGTCGGGACCCGTTGCGGAACGTAACGAGCCCATCGCGGAACGAACGATGCAGATAGACCGCTACAGGCTGGCTTTGACCGAAATTCAGTTCGCTTGTTGGCGGTTCCAGATAGAGCAGCAGGGGAAGTAAAAGAGTTTGCAGCATGAGGGTATGAATAGTATTAAACAGTAGTTCTTTAGAAAGATGCGCTGTCTGGCACCTGATACTCAGCGTTCTTTACTTAATTTCAGGCCGTCATTTCTTTATTGGCAGCATCATTTTCTCTCCGTGCTTTATGAAACTCTCCCCCTATTTACTAATTTTTCTACTGGTACCCACACTGCTGTTTGGCCAAAAACTAAAGCCGGGGTTCGACAAGGCCGAATACATTGAACTGATGCGCGTATTTGCCAAACAGGTTGATACCATTCCGGCCAATGTGATCCCCCCTCCGACCCGGTTCAAGTTCGTGTATCGGTCGCCCATTGTCGGGCTGGATAACCGGTGGGATCTGTGGACAAGCACTGACTCAGTAGCGATACTCAGTATCCGCGGAACAACGCTAAACCCTGTGGGCTGGCTGGAGAACTTTTACGCGGCCATGGTCCCCGCCAAAGGGCAGCTTACCCTGACGAACAACTACCAGTTCGACTATGAACTGGCGCAGAACCCAAGAGCTGCCGTGCACATCGGCTGGCTGATTGGTACGGCTTTTCTGACGCAGGATATTCTACCTAAACTCGATTCCTGCGTCAGAGCCGGTGTCAAAAACGTGTACGTACTGGGCCATAGTCAGGGGGGAGCTATTGCGTTTCTGCTTACCTCACACCTGAGGCAGCTGCAGCGAACCGGAAAAATTCCGGCTGGTGTTCAGTTTAAAACGTATTGTAGTGCGGCCCCCAAGCCTGGTAATCTGTACTATGCCTATGAATACGAAGCCCAGACGACCGGTGGCTGGGGCCTCAACGTCGTCAATGCTGCCGATTGGGTGCCTGAAACGCCCATTACGATTCAGACGCTGGACGATTTCAGCAATACGAACCCGTTTTCCAATCTGCCCGAAGCCCTGAAAAAGCAGAAGTTTCCCAAGAACCTGGCGCTGAAATACGTGTTCAATCAACTCTCGAAACCCGCCCGTAAAGCCCGGAACAATTACCAGAAGTACCTGGGCAAGTTTGCCGGACGTTACGTTAAAAATAACCTGAAGGAATATATTCCTCCAACCTTCTTCCAGTCCAGTCATTACGTCCGCACGGGTACGACCATCGTTCTGCTCGGCGACGAAACCTACTACCAGAAATTTCCCGACAGCAAAACAAACATTTTCGCCCACCATCTGCTAAGCCCGTACATATATCTGGCGGAGAAGATGAAGTAAAAAATGGAGAAAGAAGGAAATGGAGAATGGAACAAGAAATGCCAACCTCAGCCTTTACGGCAACTCAACCCCTTCTCCTTGTTCCCCCTTCTCCTTGTTCCCCCTCCTCCCTTTCCTCTTCTTTTATAAATATATCTCCACCATCTTCTTCCAATCCTCGACCTGGTGGGCGCGGCCCTGCCAGATGTGGAGTTCATGGGGAATACCTTTGGCACGCAGGCCCTCGCAGAGCTGAACGTTACTGTCCAGAAACGGGTCTTCGTTACCAATGGTCATGACAAACTCCAGTTTCCGAAGCTGGTCAAGCAGGTCCGGATCAGACAGATTGGGAAGAAAATGGTTGGGGCTGTTGTAGTAGATATCTTCGTCGTAATAATCGTCGAATAGACTTCTGAACTCGGCAATGGGCTCCGAGAGGGCGTACCGGCCGCTCAGGGCCACCACCTTACCAAACTGTTGCGGGTGACGCAACGCAATGTTCATCGCATGGTAGGCTCCCAGGCTACAGCCGTGTGAAATCAGAAAGGGATGGGGATTGAGCTGCTGCGACAGTGGAATTACTTCATTCAGTATATAGGCTTCGTACTGCTCATGCCGCCGGATGCGGTGATAAGGATGAATGTGCCGGTTGTAGATACTTTCGCGGTCGATGCTATCCACACAATAGAGCTGCAACCAGCCTTTTTCTATTTTTTCGGCCAACGTCTGCACCAGCCCAAAATCTTCGTATTCGTAGAACCGTCCCCGCCGGGTCGGGAAAACCAGGACTCTTGTTCCGGCATGTCCGAAAACAAGCAATTCCATATCCCGATCCAGATGCGGGCTGAACCATTTGTGATACGTACGCTGCATAAACAACTCACTTCATAACGTCAAACGAAGTTGGAACACAAAGGCATAAGCCGTACACAGGAGTGCGTAAAGAAATCATTAAAAAATGCGTATCTGGTCCTGAAGCGCCTTCTTCCAGACCAGATACCCTTCCGGGTTTAGGTGCAGTCCGTCGGCTTCAAACAGTTCCCGGCGGGGGCGTCCGTTGCCATCCAGCAGGGGTGCTGTCATGTCAATTGCCTGCCAGTCGGGATAATGGCTGATTTCTTGGCTGACAAATTTATTGGCCAGCCGAATGGACTCGGCCAGGCGCCAGCGGGCGGGGCTGATTTTGATGGTCAGGTAAGCAAGTGGAACACCCGGCAATCGCTGGCGCATCTGTTCGGCTAGGGCCCGAAAAAACAGGAATACTTCCTCCGGTAATCGACTGTCACCCAGATCATTATCACCAGCGTAAAAGACAACGGCTTTAGGATTAGCGGGCACGACTAGGCGCTCAAAAAACCAGGCGCAGGCGGCCAGTGTCGAGCCGCCAAAGCCCAGGTTTACGGTATTCTGTTCGGGAAAATCGGCGGCCAGGGTTTTCCAGAGCCGGATGGATGAACTTCCGTAAAAAACCACCCGATCATCAGCGGGCGGCAGTTGCTTTATCTTCGTTTCGAGTTGTTGAACTTCGTTATCGTACCAGTGCATACGGTATTTTGCGGGCGCGGTTTGTCTAATTCGTTACCTTATTAACCGGCGTATCGGGAACAGGTTTATTTTGCGCGGCAACATTTGTCATCCACCGGCGTATCAGATTGGCGAGGGGACGGAATTCGATCAGAAAGCCATCGTGCCCATACAGGGAATCAATCTCTTCGTAAACGGCGTCGGGAATATGACGGGCCAGGAACTGCTGCTCGGTGGGCGGGAACAGCAGATCCGAGCGGATACCCACCACCAGCGTCCGGGCTTTAATCTGACCCAGCGCGTTCAGGATACTGCCCCGGTTTCGCCCAACGTTGTGCGAATCCATCACCTTCGACAGCACCCAGTACGTAAAGGCATTGAATCGGTCGGCGATTTTTTCACCCTGATACCGCTGGTAACCGGCCGCTTTGAAGTCATCCAGTTGCTCATTGTTATCGAGTGCCTGCGTAAACCCGTACGTATCGTAGTTCCGGTAGGAGATCATCGCCATCGCCCGGGCCGCTTTCATGCCATTTGCACCGGCATCGTCGCGTTTTTCGCGCCAGGTCGGGTCGGCTTCGATAGCCATCCGCTGGGCTTCGTTGAAGGCGATACTCCAGGGTGAGGCAACGGCACTGCTGGCGATCAGGATCAGGTTGTCGATCAGACTGGGGTGCAGAATGGCCCACTCGGCCGCCTGCTCCCCGCCTACCGAGCCGCCAATGCAGGTCTGAATTTTTTCGATGCCTAGCTCCTGCCGCAGCAGATCCAGGGCGCCTACCATATCGCGGATGGTGACCGACGGGAAGTCATGGTAAAAGGGTTTGCCCGTCTCCGGATTATCTGACAGCGGCCCCGTTGAGCCGTAACAGGAACCCAGTACGTTGGCACAAACAATGAAATCGCGGGCCGGGTCGAAATATTTTCCGGTGCCGATCATGCCCCCCCACCAGTCATTCACGTTGGCGTTGCCCGTCAGGGCGTGACATACCCAAACGACATTGGAGCCATCGGCATTGAGCGTACCCTGTGTCGAATACGCCAGTCGGAAACCCGGCAGGTATTCACCAGATTCCAGGGGGAAACGATATTTATAGTCGAAATACGAAATATTCATAGTGGGTCTTTACCGGGCTACGCTGTTTACCCGCAAAAGAGGACTGAATAAAGGACTGGAAAGCGCTGAGCGTCAGTATCAATAAGCGAACAGACTGATGCGTAGGCAGATACCCCTCGACCACTCCCGGTGCTGGGGTGAGACGGGGTGCTAATAAGCCTCCGGGAACGGGTGTTGTCTGTTACAGCGCATGTGAATAACCGATTTATAGTCCCTAACAGTCCGCCGTCTCATCCGGGACGCAGCGGTTGCTTTAGGCAGGAGTTAGCACCTTGCCGTGTGGTAGGTTGCCAGCGATTCGCAGAGCCTGATCTCTCCTCGCTTCTTTATAAATCAATTGGCACCGGCAAAAGAAGACCGGCGCGCAGGAATTGACTTGATGCCGCAAGTATACTAGGCAAACGGCGCAGAACCAAACCCAGGGGCTATTTTCTCCCCGTTGGCTCAATCAAAAAAATGTTCCGTTGCTAACCACTTGCCAAGTGCCCGCGTTGTTTACCTTTGCAATAAGATCACATTACCATGAGCCAGCCTACCTACCGTTATAATCGTGAGAACGCCACTCGTATGGCAGGCACAACCTCGCTGAAAGACGCCATCGGGCAGTTGCTCAAAGCGTACCAACTCCAGACGCGCTTCAACGAAACGTATCTGGAAGCGTTCTGGGGACGTATCATGGGACAAAGCATTGCCTCCCGCACCAACCGGCTCTACGTCCGCGACCGGAAGCTGTTCATTGAGATAGCCTCCGCCCCCCTCCGCAACGAGCTCGTTAACGCCAAACAGAAACTGATTCAGCTCGTCAATAAAGACATGGGCACCGACGTCATCGACGACGTCGTGTTTATCTAGGAGATAAAAGACATAGGGTACGTAAAAAGAAAGACGAAAGCCAAAAGATACCGGTATCTCTTGGCTTTCGTCTTTCTTTAGTTTTGAAGCATTGGTACAGGTTGCGTTTTATGGTGTTCAAATTTGCGCTAGCTTACCGGCTGTTTTGAGTGCTGACCTGTATCTACCTGTCTGTTAACCCCTTGCCCGTGCTCATGTCAACAAGATCAGCTATCTTATCAGGCTTTATCGTTGCGAAATTCGTCCTGCAATACTTTCTTATTCTCCCAGACTACGATTTACACCGGGATGAGTATCTGCATCTCGATCAGGCGAATCATCTAGCATGGGGATACTTATCGGTCCCACCGGTTACGTCCTGGATTGCCCTATTCATCAGTGGGCTCGGCAGATCGGATCTGCTGGTTCGCTTTTTCCCGGCCCTCTTCGGCGCGTTGACAATCCTGGTAGTCTGGAAAACGGTAGAAACACTGAAAGGAGGTCTGTTTGCCTGCGTGCTGGCGGCTACATGTATTTTATTTTCTGTCCTGCTACGCCTGAATCAGTTGTTCCAGCCCAACTCGCTGGATGTGTTAGGCTGGACAACACTGTATTACGTAGCCATTAACTACATCCAGTCCACTGATAAACGATGGCTTTACGCCTTTGCGGTTGTTTTTGCGGTTGGCTTTCTGAATAAGTATAACCTTGTTTTCCTGCTGATTGGCTTTATTCCGGCTCTGCTGCTGACGCCACAGCGCGCACTCCTGGCAAACCGGCATGTGTATCTGGCTCTGCTGGTCGGCCTTCTGCTGATTTCACCTAATCTGATCTGGCAGTACCAGAACGACTTCCCCGTCTTTCATCACATGAAATTGCTGGCCAAAACCCAATTGGTCAATGTGAACCGGGCCGATTTTCTGAAAGAGCAGGTCTTATTTTTCATCAGCTCCCTGATCGTCATCGTTGCGGGCTTATACGGGCTCCTGTTTTACAAGCCCTTCCAGGCCTACCGCTCTTTCTTTTTTGCCTTTGTTTTTACGTTAGCCACCTTCACCTTTTTACGAGCCAAGGGCTACTACGCTATCGGCATCTATCCAATTTATGTGGCTTTCGGCGCGGTGTTTCTCTCGGTAATTATACAGACCAGATGGTTGAAGGTCGCTTTGTTGGTCGTTCCTCTGCTGCTGTTTATTCCGATATACAGGGTCGCTTTTCCGAATAAAACACCGCAGGAGATCGCCCGCAATGCCGAGCGTTACCAGAAACTGGGTCTTCTGCGCTGGGAAGACGGTAAGGACCATGAACTGCCCCAGGATTTTGCGGATATGCTCGGCTGGCGGGAACTGGCAGCCAAGGTTGATGCGGCTTACGTTCGTCTCGGCGATCCAAAGACAACCTTGGTTCTCTGCGATAATTACGGGCAGGCCGGAGCGATCAATTATTACTCGAAGCAGCACATCAACGCCGTTACGTTCAACGCTGATTACATCAACTGGTTTGAGCTTGACAAAAAGTACAGGCACCTCATCCGGGTCAAAGAATCCGCTGGACGAGCAACAGAAATAAACGAGACCGGGCCGTTATTCGCCACTGCCTACGTAGCAGATTCCATTACGAATCCACTAGCCCGGGAGCGTGGTACAACCATCTTTGTCTTTCAGCAGGCCAACGTTGATATCAACAGCCGACTTGCCAAAGAGATCGCCGAAGAACGCTGGTAACCTGGTTAGATGAGAGAGGTTAGACGAAAGATGAAAAGACAAAAGACCAATGCTGGTATCTATCGTCTTATATCTAACATCTTCTTTCATCTTACATATCTTGTCTTACGTCTCCCCTCAAAACTGAATCATCAGGGTTTTGCGCTCTTCCTGCATAGTGATGGGTTCGGGTAGAAAGGTGGCGTTTAGCCCCTGCCGTTTGCACATTGCCAGCCACTCCCGCTCAGGTATAACCAGGAAGCCGTTCTCTTTCCGAATAGTGTAGTATGAGGAGAACCGAAGCCTGAACAGCAGCTTCAGCATCATCAGCAATTGCCCCTGTCGAAGCGATTTTCCCAGAATACTGACAATGTCACCCAGCATTCCTTCCGCCACGATCAGGTCGCAGATCAGCGCTTTGGCCCCTGGAGCCGCTACCTTCTTGATCTGGGCCAGCAGTTGTTCCACTTCAGCCGCGTTACGGTAGTATTGCACTACGCTCATGACGATGATCACATCAAACTTCTTTCCGTCAATAACCGAAAAGTTCAGGTAGTCGTCAGCATCCAGATCGTGGAAACGGACGTTCGGGTGGGCAGCGTGTTTGGCGCGGGCAATTTCGTTATACCGCTTCGAGATGTCAATCCCATCAATTTCGGCCACCCGGTCATGCCAGGCGTCTTCCAGATTAGCCGGACCGGAGCCGATGTCCAGTACCCGCCGTGTTTTCGACAGCGGGACGTACTGCTCAACTCGCGCCAGGAAGTAATTATAGTTGGCAGTCATCGAGTCGTCGAACTCGTTTTCCTGCTGCCAGAAATCAAGCCAGGTTTCGGCCATATTGTTACAGAAGAAGGGAGGACAAAGGTAACGACAGCTTTTTTGTTTTCGACAGGATTAGTGCCGCGGCCCGGCAGTCGCCGGGTCGATAAAGGTTCATGGACAGGATTAATAGGAAAGGTTAAAATCCTGTAATCCTGTCCATGAACCTTTATCCGTTAACCAGCTGATTGTCTGCCAGTACGGTATCTTTTGCGCTCATGGGCTGGTGCATCAGGTAGATCACCCGGAACCAGATCAGCACGCAGGGCAGCGCTTTCAGCACGTACGGCTTCACGATTTCGTCGCGCAGGTACCGTGGAAAAAGATCGCTCGGCGACATGACCGTCAGGATAAAGCAACTGATCAGCAGTGTTTTATCGAACCAGGTTTTAGGTGAGCAGAACCACCAGAACATCACACCCGTCACGGCCGTAATGTAGGTTGGCGACTCGGCCACGGGGTTAAAAATTACCTGGAAAATCAGGATCGACGCAATCATCAGCAGCCGAAACTGACGTAGCTCAAACTTCTTAACATGCACGTACACCGTGCAGAATAGCACCACGCCCAGCCCGATAATAACCGACGAGGCAATGTCCGGCGAAATAAACAGGTGGATCAGCCGGTGGATGGACGTATTGGCCCATTTATCCCCGTCGGACTTAATGAACAGTTGTCTCACCCACATTTCGTACTGCCAGTAAAGCCGGTCGAACGAGGTGTACAGAACCGGCAGCACCGCCAGCAAAATACCCCAAACAACCATATAGGCCAGGAAGCGACCTTTCTGCGGATAGAGCAGAAACAGGGCAGCCGCTACCAGACTGTAAATCTTGACGTTGAAACCCAGCATGATAAAGAAAGCCGCCCAGAAATACTGCTTTTTCTCGAAGCACAGAAAAGCAAACAGCGGAATAGCCGCGATCAGCGGATTCGTCTGGCTGTTGGCAATGGACGTAAACAGCTCGTGCAGCGAAAACCAGTAGGCAAACACCTTTTGCTGGTGGGTCAGCGGCATTCGGTAAATGGCGTACACCCAGACGCCCGTGAACAGAAAATGCCATAGAAACAGACCAACCGAGTACGGCAGCAGGAAAACCGGGGAGAAAAAAGCCGCAAACGTTGGTGCGTAGTGGTAATGGTCTTCGTACTGCGCCGGGTATACATTGTACAGGCTCAGCCCGTTGATGAGGTGTTCCAGCGAAAAATAAAAGATCCGGTAATTATTAGCGTCGTGGACGAACACGGTCCGGATACTGATCAGCAACGCAGCCAGGGCGTAGACGGTGAAAATAAACCGAAAATCGCTGAAGATCGGCTTCTTGAAAAAAGTCAGCATGAAATAGAATGGCAAGCAAAACAACAGACGACGGGTAGTAGCTGACTAGTCAGGGAGCTGCTGCACAAAATCGTGCATGGTTGTGAACTCCCCCCTGGGTTTGAGATAACGCAGCAGCGTTTCCACGCGATCCAGCAATGCGTCTTTCGAATGCCGACGCACGTAGGTGGGGATTTTTTCGTACCCCGACAGGTCCGTGAACTCCCAGGGATGCACGTACAGGTTCAGAAAACCGTCGCTTTTCAGCG encodes:
- a CDS encoding glycosyltransferase family 87 protein, translating into MLTFFKKPIFSDFRFIFTVYALAALLISIRTVFVHDANNYRIFYFSLEHLINGLSLYNVYPAQYEDHYHYAPTFAAFFSPVFLLPYSVGLFLWHFLFTGVWVYAIYRMPLTHQQKVFAYWFSLHELFTSIANSQTNPLIAAIPLFAFLCFEKKQYFWAAFFIMLGFNVKIYSLVAAALFLLYPQKGRFLAYMVVWGILLAVLPVLYTSFDRLYWQYEMWVRQLFIKSDGDKWANTSIHRLIHLFISPDIASSVIIGLGVVLFCTVYVHVKKFELRQFRLLMIASILIFQVIFNPVAESPTYITAVTGVMFWWFCSPKTWFDKTLLISCFILTVMSPSDLFPRYLRDEIVKPYVLKALPCVLIWFRVIYLMHQPMSAKDTVLADNQLVNG
- a CDS encoding class I SAM-dependent methyltransferase, giving the protein MAETWLDFWQQENEFDDSMTANYNYFLARVEQYVPLSKTRRVLDIGSGPANLEDAWHDRVAEIDGIDISKRYNEIARAKHAAHPNVRFHDLDADDYLNFSVIDGKKFDVIIVMSVVQYYRNAAEVEQLLAQIKKVAAPGAKALICDLIVAEGMLGDIVSILGKSLRQGQLLMMLKLLFRLRFSSYYTIRKENGFLVIPEREWLAMCKRQGLNATFLPEPITMQEERKTLMIQF